The segment TGTCACGGGTCAGAAGCACGCGATATCGACCGGAATCAGTCAGAACCTTTTCAACTTCGCGCGCCGCAGCAAGCGTCAGGTCCTTTTCATAAACCCCGCCCACCCCGATCGCCCCGGGATCAACGCCACCATGACCGGCATCGATTGCAATCAGCGGCTTTTCCGAACCGCCACGACCGGATTCCACGGCCACATCGGCACTTTGTTCCGTGGCACTGGTGTCGTTGCGGCTGCGGGCGGAATAGGCTTCCATACTTTCACGCGACGCCGTCATAAAGGCGTCCCGCTTCGCCGGGGACAAATCGACGACAAGACGATGCGGTTTGCCTTCTGACGCCGGTAACGTGAATATTTTTGACACTAGTGCCGGTTCGGCAACATCGAGAACCACGCGGAAGGTACCCGGTTTAAACAGGCCGTAACGCAACCCGGAAATCAGACCACCGCCGGATGTCACCTTGCCCGGGGGGGCGCTCCATTCGATTTCGGGCATGTCGATGATAACGCGATACGGATCGGGCAGCAGAAAATAGCTGAATTCGACATCATGGTCGAGATCGATGACAAAACGGGTATAGTCGGGATAAACGCCAAGGCGCGCGCCAAGAACCTTGGTTTCCTGCGCGTTTGCGGTGGCAAAAAAGCCAATGCAGATCATCAGCGACAGACATAGTGCGGCGATCATCCGGACGGATTTTTGTCCGACCAAGGACAGCTTTTCTGTCGTCGCATTTGCCTGCGAACCCGTTTTAACTGATACCATCGCCCTGCTGCGTTAATCGTGGTGATGCGGATTACCCGTTTGCGCTTATAGCAACGCGTTGGTTAACGGGCAATTGACCGCCCATGAAACACACGACGCGAATGGCATTCCCGGTTCTGGTATTCCCGACATCAATGTAAACGGTAAAAACATTGCAGGATCATAGATTTGGCAGAAGGCATCCGTGATTGGCGCATTCGGGCGAAAAACTTTGCCATTTTCAATTCAACCGCAATAAAGTCATCGGACAACGTAACAAAACTGTTTGTCGCGCGACTTCAAAAGGGATATGTTGCACCCGAGATTCCTATGTCTTGCGGTGTGAACCTTATTAATCCGCCAGACTGAGGACGCGACGAGGCCAGTTCTCGGGTCGGTGTCTCGGTGACGCGGCAATTCCCGCTCCCGATAGAGCCCTCCCATTCAAGGCTGTCTTGGCGCGCTCGAGATTACGCAACCAATTTTTGTTTCAACACCAAAACCAGGTCCGAACCGGAAGAGCAGCCGAAACGCGATGAACCAGATATATACAGGACATATCGCGACCTTGATGGACGGCGCCTCCGGATACGCCGGTTTGTTTGCATACCAGCGCAACATCGCTTTACGCAGGAAACTGGCGGGACCTTCAGGAACAGGTTCCGAATGGTCAAACGCATGCTTATCGATGCAACGCACGCGGAAGAAAGCCGCGTCGTTGTTATTAATGGAAATCGCCTAGAAGAATACGACGTCGAAACTTCGACCAAGAAGCAGATAAAAGGAAATATCTATCTCGCGAAAGTGACGCGTGTAGAACCGTCCCTGCAGGCGGCCTTCGTCGATTACGGCGGAAACCGCCATGGTTTCCTCGCCTTCAGCGAAATCCATTCCGACTATTACCAGATCCCGGTCGCAGATCGCGAAGCACTTTCGCGTAGCCACAGCGACGTCAAGGATGCCGACATCGTCGAAGACAATATCGGCGACGCATCCGAGGGCAACGATACCCCGAAAAAAGAAAAGAAACCGGCCCGTACCCGCAATCGCCGCAAACCGCGTGCGAAGGCATCGGACGAAACCGCGGTTGAAACCGATGCAGAAGCACCGGCAACCGACGAAAATGCCGATAGTGCGGCAACTGTTGCAGCAGACGCCCCGGCAAGTGACGATGCAGGCGATGAGGATGCAAAACCGCGCCGTCGTCGCACACGCAACCGTCGCAAGAAATCCGATGATGTCGAGGCATCAGGTGATGACAGCGCGGATGCATCGTCGAATGACGGTGATGATACCGATGGATCGGGCGGCGGTAATGCTGCCATGTCGGCCGAAATTGCCGAACTGACCGTCGATATCGAAACCGAACCGGCCGGTGCGGCCGAAGGCGAAGAAGAAATCGACGATCTGGGTGGCGATGACGGAGATGAATTCTCCGACAGTCATCGTCCGCAGATGCAGAAACGCTATAAAATTCAGGAAGTGATCAAGCGCCGCCAGATTCTGCTGGTGCAGGTCGTCAAGGAAGAACGCGGCAACAAGGGTGCCGCCCTTTCGACCTTCCTGTCGCTGGCGGGCCGTTATTGCGTACTGATGCCAAACACCCCGCGTGGTGGCGGCATTTCGCGCAAGATCACCAATGCACAGGACCGCAAGCGCCTGAAATCCATTCTGGCCGAGCTGGAAATTCCGGACGGCATGGCCGTTATCGTGCGTACCGCCGGTTCGGAACGCACCAAGGCCGAGATTAAACGCGACTTCGATTATCTGATGCGTTTGTGGGATCGTATCCGCGAAACCACCCTTCAGAGCCAGGCACCGTGCCTGATTTACGAAGAAGCCGATCTGATCAAACGTTCCATCCGTGACCTTTATGCACGCGATGTTGATGAAGTTCTGGTCGAAGGTGACGAAGGTTACCGGATCGCCAAAGACTTCATGAAGATGTTGATGCCGTCACATGCGAAGCGTGTGCAGCCCTACAAGGATCAGGGCGTGCCGCTGTTCCACCGTTTCCAGGTGGAAAGCCAGCTTGACGCGATGCTCAATCCGGTCGTTCAGCTTAAATCGGGTGGTTATATCGTTATCAACCCGACCGAAGCACTGGTCGCGATTGACGTTAACTCGGGCCGTTCGACCCGTGAACGCAACATCGAAGAAACCGCATACAAGACCAACCTTGAAGCCGCCGAAGAACTGGCCCGCCAGTTGCGCCTGCGCGACCTTGCCGGTCTGATCGTCGTCGACTTCATCGATATGGAAGACCACCGCAACCAGGCATCGGTTGAACGCAAGCTTAAAGAAGCCATGCGCAATGACCGTGCCCGCCTGCAGATCGGCCGTATCAGCCCGTTCGGTCTTTTGGAAATGTCGCGTCAGCGCCTGCGTCCGTCGCTTGTTGAAAGCGCGTTCGAGGTTTGCGCCCATTGCCGTGGTGTCGGCCTTGTCCGTTCGATCGAAAGTGCCGCCCTTCACCTTCTGCGCGTGCTTGAAGAAGAAGGCATGCGCCGTCGTTCCGGTGCACTTACCGTGCATGTCGCAAGCGAAGTCGCGCTTTATATCCTGAACCGCAAACGCGATACGCTGGCTGAAATCGAACAGCGCTATGGCTTTACGGTCATGATCTTTGGCGATGACAGCCTGATTTCGCCAGATCACCGCATCGAGCGCACACGCGCGAAAAAAGGTGACGAGGAAGAAGCCCTGCCGGTTCTGAACACCGACAGCGTTTCGCTGACGGCGATTGAAAGCCCGGTTGAAGCGGACGAAGACGACGAAGAAGATGACGTCGCCGAAGCCCGTGACACCCGCGATCAGCGCGATGACGATGATCAGGGCAACAAACGCCGCCGCCGTCGCCGTCGCCGTCGTGGCCGCAATGATGACCGTGATGATCGCAATGATCAGAATGACGCCGATGCATCCGATGATGCCGCTGGTGCATCGGATCGTTCCGATCAGGACGATAACGAAGATGATGACGATGACGAGGCACAGCGCAAACGCCGTCGTCGCGGCAAACGTGGTGGTCGCCGTCGTTCGCGCCGTCAGGAATTTGAGAACGCACCGCGTGTCAAATCGCCTGCCGATGATGCACAGGCAACCGCCCTTCGCCGGGATCGTGATCACAGCGCACCGGAAGGCCATGCTGAAGATCAGGTTGTTGATGCCGACAGCGAAGGTCAGGACGCAGACAGCTTTGATCAGGAAGGTGTCCGCGCCGGTCGCCAGCGCAGCACGACCGCCCCGGCACCGGCACGGCCGCGCCGCGAACGTCGTGATCGCAATGACAATCGCCGCAATCGTCGGGATCGCAATGATCGTAACGACCGGGCTGATGTGAAAAACATCCCGATCCAGAGCGGCCCTGCCCCGGAAACAGCGGAAGAAATCGCCAAGGAAGCGGTTTCGGCACCGGCACAAAGCCCGGCGGAAACCGTGGTGGAAAAACCGGCAAGCCCGGCCCCCGCGGCAGCACCGGCAGCGGAAAAATCCGAACCGAAGCCAGAGCCGAAGAAACCGGCACCGAAAGCCGAAAAGGCCGCCGAGCCGGTGGCAAGTGAACCGGTTTCAACTGAGCCGGCAAAAGACGAAAAACCGAAGCCGAAGAAACGCGGCTGGTGGAGCCTTGGTCGTTAAGATCAGGGTCCGACAAAATCAAAAAGGGCTGCCGAATATTCGGCAGCCCTTTTCTTTGCGACGTGATCAGAAATGCAAAGGCGCTTATCGCTTCCAGTTCTTTAATGCCGCAACCGCGCCCAGCATGGTGGCTTCGCTGTGCGCGAACGAGAAGCGGACATAATGTTTGCCGCGCAGGCGATCAAAATCGGTGCCCGGCGTGGTGGCAACACCGGTTTCATCCAGCATGCGACGGCAGAAAGCCTCGCTATCGGATGTCAGATCGCGAACGTCGGCATACAGATAAAACGCCCCATCCGCCGGGGCGAATTTTGTGAAGCCCGCAGCGGGCAGCTCATTTAGCAGAATTTCGCGATTGCGCGCATAGGCCGCGACATTCGCCTGCAATTCGTCCTCGCAATCAAACGCCGCGACGGCGGCGATCTGCGACAATGCCGGGGCCGAAATAAACAGGTTCTGTTGCAGGCATTCCACCGCGCGCATCAGATCAGGCGGCACCACCGCCCAGCCCAGACGCCAGCCGGTCATCGAGAAATATTTCGAGAAGCTGTTGATGATGATCGCCTCATCACCGAATTCAAGGGCGGTACATTCCCGAACATCGCCAAATGAAATGCCCTGATAAATCTCGTCACTGATCAGTCGAATGCCGTTTTCCCGGCAATAGGTCGCCAGTTCATGGTAGGTTTCGACATCGATCATGCTGCCCGCCGGGTTGGACGGGCTTGCAACGATCAGGCCGTCAATCGGATCATCAAGATCGCGCAGCATGGCGACCGTCGGCTGATAATGGCTTTCGGGGCCAGCCGGCAGATTGACGGTTTCAATGCCAAGTGCGGTCAGGATGTTGTGATAGGCCGGATAGCCCGGTGCCGCCATTGCGACACGATCACCGGCATCAAAGGCCGCCAGAAACGCCAGCACGAAGATCGAGGACGAACCACTGGCAACGCAGATGCGTGACGGATCGACCGGCGTGTTGAATTTGCGCTGATAATGACCGGCAATGGCTTCGCGCAGGGGATCAATTCCCATCGCATTGGTATAGCCGATCAGATCGTTATCAAGGGCACGTGCCGCGGCCTCCCGGACCTTGCGTGGGGCTGGTGTACCGGGCTGCCCGACTTCAAGGTGAAAGACAGCCTTGCCATCGGTTTCGCGCGCATTGGCGGCACGCATGACATCCATGACAATAAAGGGCGAAATAGCGCCGCGACGCGATTGTTTCAAAGCCATTTGCGGGGTCCTGACTTGCAACTGAAAAATCGGGGCAGGAAAACCTGCCCCGATGAAATGCCTGTAAAGGGTGGCTTACTGCGTGCCGGCCATGCCGCCGCCCGCAGGGTCGGCGATGAACTGGCAGCTTTCGGGATGTGGCGGGGTCCCTTCAAGGCAGCGCACGATATTGACCGCCGGTTTGCCATCCGAATTCATCGGAACATTGGCAGCAGCCCCCTTTTCGATCAGGTCCTCGGCCATGGTCGCAATCTGTTTGGTTGCCCCGGCCGGGGTGCCGGTACCGGCGATGCCATAATAATATTCAAAGACGAACGGGTTCACCATAAGGGCCGGGCCCATCAGCGGGGTCTGGGCATAGTCCGCATCCCCGGCGGCAAGGTTAAGACCGAACGCATCGGCACCGAGCCCCGCGCCAAACGGCTTGTTCATCGTGGTCATGCAGGCAACCGCATTGGCCGCACGGTCCAGCACGACAAAGCCGCTGCGACCTGTATTGGACTGAACGTTACTGTCGGCAGCATCGATATCGGCCAGATAGCGGTTCAGGACCGCACCAAGTTCGGTGCTGGCATCAATGACCGCACGTCCGGACTCCGCACGCGGCGGATAGGCCAGATACAGTGTTTCGTTACCAACCTTGACCTCGGTCGCGGATTTCCATTGCGGTTTGTAATCGCGCATGTCTTCGGCGGTCAGTGTCCCACCGGCATTCTGTACGGCGGTTGCGATCTGGGCACCAAGGGCACCGTTATAAAATTCACCCGGTCCCTTGACCCGAAGGGATGTCAGGAGCGCACCGAGATTGACCGAGCGAATCCGGTCGCCGACCTGCAAGGTATTGCCATCAGGCATGAAAACATCACGCAGAATCGGGCTTGCCTCGATCCGGTCGCGATTGGCTTCGATGTCATCCACCATCGAACGCGATACCGGCACACCCAGGCGGGCATATTGTTCAGCCGCCGACAGGAGCTGCGGCCATTGCAGGCGACCGTAACGCGCACTAAGCGCATAAAGCCCGCGCGGGACGCCCGGAATGGTGGTTGCGGTCTGGCTGTCGGCAGTGCGAGTCCCCGGACGCGGCCAGAAATCAAGCACTTCGACCTTTTTCGACTGGCGATCATGAACAACGCACACCCCGCCGCCGCCAATACCGGCGACCGAGGATTTGGTTACGGTCATGGTCGCGTAAAGCGCAACAGCCGCATCCGCCGCCGTACCGCCCGCCGAAAGAACGTCGCGTGCGATGCGAACCGCGCGGGGTTCGTCGGCGACCACGCCACCAAGGAAACCACTGACGGCCCCTATTTGGCCAAGATTTTCAGTATTATCGCTACTGCAGGCAGCAAGACCGGCAGCCATTGCGATTGCCGTCATGATCCGCCATGATGGCTTGCGCGTCGGCAACCTGTCCGCACTGGTCGGGTCGACATCGGATGAACGAGAACACGGAACGCACAATTTGCTCAGACGCATTATTACTCTCACTGCCATTTTCCTTGTTGCCCTGCCCAGCACAGTTTTTGCGCAGGGTCGTTCTTTTATCCGGGATACCGAGATTGAGGAAACCCTTCATCTCTATGCGACCCCGATATTCAAGGCTGCCGGGCTCGATCCGCGCGGCGTTACTGTCTATATCGTCTCAGATCCCAGCCTGAACGCATTCGTTGCAGGTGGCCAAAAGCTTTTTATCAATACTGGCCTCTTGTTGAAAGCCCAGACTCCCGAACAGGTTATGGGCGTGATGGCCCACGAAACCGGCCACATTGCGGGCGGGCACCTTTCGCGTATTCATGATCAGCTTCGAAATGCCTCGGCGATATCGATTCTGTCAACCATCGTCGGTGTTGCCGCCGGTGTTGCCGCCGGTCGTGCAGATGTCGGTACAGCCGCCGTTCTTGGCGGACAGAACGTGGCAGAACGCAATTTCCTGGCTTATTCGCGGACACAGGAAAGTAGTGCCGATCAGGCCGGTGTCAACTTCCTGACCGATGCGGGGATTTCATCGCGCGGTCTGATGGAATTCATGGAAACGCTTGAAGGTCAGGAATTGCTGAGCACGGCACGTCAGGACCCGTATCTGCGCAGTCACCCGCTGACGACCGAACGTGTCGAGTTCCTTGAAAACTATACTGCGAATTCACCGTTAAGGGACGCCAAGGTCGATCCGGTTCTGTATGAACGCCATGACCGTATGCGCGCCAAACTGTATGCCTTTACCAACCATATCCAGCATACATTGCGTACCTATCCCGAAACCGACACCAGCATTTCGGGGCGTTATGCACGCGCGATTGCCTACTACCGGGACTCGCAACTTGATCCGGCGATGAAGCTTATTGACGAGCTGATCGCCGAAGAACCGGAAAATCCGTATTTTGAAGAGCTTAAAGGTCAGGTCCTGCTGGAATTCGGCAAAGCCAAGGAAGCCACCGACCCGCTTCGCAAAGCCGTCGAACTGTCCAACGGTGCACCTTTGATCCGGTTGCTTCTGGCGCATGCGCTGATTGAAAGCGGTGACAGCAGTGTCCTGCCGGAAGCCAAGGAAAACCTTTTGGGGGTTCTTTCGGTTGAACGCAGCAATGCCTCGGCCTGGCGGTTCCGGGCGA is part of the Thalassospira lucentensis genome and harbors:
- a CDS encoding pyridoxal phosphate-dependent aminotransferase; its protein translation is MALKQSRRGAISPFIVMDVMRAANARETDGKAVFHLEVGQPGTPAPRKVREAAARALDNDLIGYTNAMGIDPLREAIAGHYQRKFNTPVDPSRICVASGSSSIFVLAFLAAFDAGDRVAMAAPGYPAYHNILTALGIETVNLPAGPESHYQPTVAMLRDLDDPIDGLIVASPSNPAGSMIDVETYHELATYCRENGIRLISDEIYQGISFGDVRECTALEFGDEAIIINSFSKYFSMTGWRLGWAVVPPDLMRAVECLQQNLFISAPALSQIAAVAAFDCEDELQANVAAYARNREILLNELPAAGFTKFAPADGAFYLYADVRDLTSDSEAFCRRMLDETGVATTPGTDFDRLRGKHYVRFSFAHSEATMLGAVAALKNWKR
- a CDS encoding ribonuclease E/G translates to MVKRMLIDATHAEESRVVVINGNRLEEYDVETSTKKQIKGNIYLAKVTRVEPSLQAAFVDYGGNRHGFLAFSEIHSDYYQIPVADREALSRSHSDVKDADIVEDNIGDASEGNDTPKKEKKPARTRNRRKPRAKASDETAVETDAEAPATDENADSAATVAADAPASDDAGDEDAKPRRRRTRNRRKKSDDVEASGDDSADASSNDGDDTDGSGGGNAAMSAEIAELTVDIETEPAGAAEGEEEIDDLGGDDGDEFSDSHRPQMQKRYKIQEVIKRRQILLVQVVKEERGNKGAALSTFLSLAGRYCVLMPNTPRGGGISRKITNAQDRKRLKSILAELEIPDGMAVIVRTAGSERTKAEIKRDFDYLMRLWDRIRETTLQSQAPCLIYEEADLIKRSIRDLYARDVDEVLVEGDEGYRIAKDFMKMLMPSHAKRVQPYKDQGVPLFHRFQVESQLDAMLNPVVQLKSGGYIVINPTEALVAIDVNSGRSTRERNIEETAYKTNLEAAEELARQLRLRDLAGLIVVDFIDMEDHRNQASVERKLKEAMRNDRARLQIGRISPFGLLEMSRQRLRPSLVESAFEVCAHCRGVGLVRSIESAALHLLRVLEEEGMRRRSGALTVHVASEVALYILNRKRDTLAEIEQRYGFTVMIFGDDSLISPDHRIERTRAKKGDEEEALPVLNTDSVSLTAIESPVEADEDDEEDDVAEARDTRDQRDDDDQGNKRRRRRRRRRGRNDDRDDRNDQNDADASDDAAGASDRSDQDDNEDDDDDEAQRKRRRRGKRGGRRRSRRQEFENAPRVKSPADDAQATALRRDRDHSAPEGHAEDQVVDADSEGQDADSFDQEGVRAGRQRSTTAPAPARPRRERRDRNDNRRNRRDRNDRNDRADVKNIPIQSGPAPETAEEIAKEAVSAPAQSPAETVVEKPASPAPAAAPAAEKSEPKPEPKKPAPKAEKAAEPVASEPVSTEPAKDEKPKPKKRGWWSLGR
- a CDS encoding N-acetylmuramoyl-L-alanine amidase — encoded protein: MVSVKTGSQANATTEKLSLVGQKSVRMIAALCLSLMICIGFFATANAQETKVLGARLGVYPDYTRFVIDLDHDVEFSYFLLPDPYRVIIDMPEIEWSAPPGKVTSGGGLISGLRYGLFKPGTFRVVLDVAEPALVSKIFTLPASEGKPHRLVVDLSPAKRDAFMTASRESMEAYSARSRNDTSATEQSADVAVESGRGGSEKPLIAIDAGHGGVDPGAIGVGGVYEKDLTLAAAREVEKVLTDSGRYRVLLTRDKDVFLKLRQRTEIARKNGADLFISLHADSIGNSKHRGASVYTLSENASDKEAAALASKENKADVIAGIDLSEENSLVQSILIDLAQRETMNLSATLAANMVSELGKSIELQRRTHRFAGFAVLKAPDIPSALFEMGYLSNPTDAKLLQSPAHRRKVAEAVLRAIDIYFEKHKF
- a CDS encoding M48 family metalloprotease, with amino-acid sequence MIRHDGLRVGNLSALVGSTSDEREHGTHNLLRRIITLTAIFLVALPSTVFAQGRSFIRDTEIEETLHLYATPIFKAAGLDPRGVTVYIVSDPSLNAFVAGGQKLFINTGLLLKAQTPEQVMGVMAHETGHIAGGHLSRIHDQLRNASAISILSTIVGVAAGVAAGRADVGTAAVLGGQNVAERNFLAYSRTQESSADQAGVNFLTDAGISSRGLMEFMETLEGQELLSTARQDPYLRSHPLTTERVEFLENYTANSPLRDAKVDPVLYERHDRMRAKLYAFTNHIQHTLRTYPETDTSISGRYARAIAYYRDSQLDPAMKLIDELIAEEPENPYFEELKGQVLLEFGKAKEATDPLRKAVELSNGAPLIRLLLAHALIESGDSSVLPEAKENLLGVLSVERSNASAWRFRAIIENRLGNEGEASLSQAEYSLLTGDREAAKYHAVQADRKLEKGTATWQRAQDIIRATDPEGKDNRN
- a CDS encoding gamma-glutamyltransferase; translated protein: MTAIAMAAGLAACSSDNTENLGQIGAVSGFLGGVVADEPRAVRIARDVLSAGGTAADAAVALYATMTVTKSSVAGIGGGGVCVVHDRQSKKVEVLDFWPRPGTRTADSQTATTIPGVPRGLYALSARYGRLQWPQLLSAAEQYARLGVPVSRSMVDDIEANRDRIEASPILRDVFMPDGNTLQVGDRIRSVNLGALLTSLRVKGPGEFYNGALGAQIATAVQNAGGTLTAEDMRDYKPQWKSATEVKVGNETLYLAYPPRAESGRAVIDASTELGAVLNRYLADIDAADSNVQSNTGRSGFVVLDRAANAVACMTTMNKPFGAGLGADAFGLNLAAGDADYAQTPLMGPALMVNPFVFEYYYGIAGTGTPAGATKQIATMAEDLIEKGAAANVPMNSDGKPAVNIVRCLEGTPPHPESCQFIADPAGGGMAGTQ